One Bacillota bacterium genomic region harbors:
- the mreC gene encoding rod shape-determining protein MreC yields the protein MRGLIRYRRVILAFSVVIGLVTAISFTTRERDGVTWGEQALSEVLAPAQKVVTTVSRGVRDTYQQVVTLWDLDAENQALADKVADYAVLLNEVRDLRWENARLRHLLGFSERNPVSFIPAEVIGRPPDQWFSYVIVDKGSAAGVAKDQPAVTGQGLVGRVVRVTPNTATVMLLTSRDARVGGRVQRSRDPGMVEGDVEGSNVLHMRFFSRDAEVRPGDPIVTSGLGTVFPEGLLIGTVTRVGVEEFGLVKYAAIESSVDFDRLEEVLILRETSGIEEGGP from the coding sequence GTGCGGGGCCTCATAAGGTACCGCCGTGTCATTCTTGCCTTCTCAGTGGTGATAGGCCTGGTTACGGCAATCAGTTTCACCACGAGAGAGAGGGACGGCGTAACCTGGGGAGAGCAGGCCCTCAGTGAGGTTCTGGCTCCTGCCCAGAAGGTCGTAACCACCGTCTCCCGGGGGGTGCGTGACACCTACCAGCAGGTGGTGACCCTCTGGGATCTAGACGCAGAGAACCAGGCCTTGGCAGACAAGGTAGCGGACTACGCCGTGCTCCTGAACGAGGTGAGGGATCTCCGGTGGGAGAATGCCCGGCTCCGCCACCTGCTGGGTTTCAGCGAGCGTAACCCCGTTAGTTTCATCCCGGCCGAGGTCATCGGCAGGCCCCCGGACCAGTGGTTCTCCTACGTCATTGTGGACAAGGGGTCAGCGGCGGGGGTTGCCAAGGATCAGCCCGCTGTGACCGGGCAGGGCCTCGTGGGAAGGGTGGTCCGGGTAACGCCCAACACCGCCACAGTGATGCTGCTCACCAGCAGGGATGCCCGGGTGGGCGGCCGGGTGCAGCGCTCCCGGGACCCAGGCATGGTTGAGGGAGATGTCGAAGGCTCAAATGTGCTTCACATGAGGTTCTTTTCCCGGGATGCCGAGGTCAGGCCTGGAGATCCCATTGTGACCTCGGGCCTTGGTACCGTGTTTCCGGAAGGGCTCCTCATCGGCACTGTCACGCGGGTGGGAGTGGAGGAGTTCGGACTGGTGAAATACGCTGCCATTGAGTCGTCGGTAGACTTTGACCGCCTGGAGGAGGTTCTCATTCTCAGGGAGACCTCGGGCATAGAGGAGGGCGGGCCTTGA
- the mreD gene encoding rod shape-determining protein MreD, producing the protein MKVHHYAILIAAALVLETSLGPFLRVKGATPDFLLLVALAAAMRLGPGAGLRMGFFAGLMEDLLLGRFVGLNALANGGVACLAGLSGQKVFRDSLPVLVLVGFAASLASQIVILSAMGLAGYAGLPTYTLLRTMVYRALYNALLLPLFFRGLRRFRSVPSEPGGI; encoded by the coding sequence TTGAAGGTACACCACTACGCCATCCTCATAGCAGCCGCGCTGGTGCTCGAGACGTCCCTTGGTCCCTTCCTGAGAGTAAAGGGGGCCACTCCAGACTTCCTGCTGCTTGTGGCTCTGGCTGCAGCCATGCGCCTTGGCCCGGGGGCCGGGCTGCGTATGGGGTTCTTCGCCGGCCTCATGGAGGACCTGCTCCTGGGGCGGTTCGTTGGCCTGAATGCCCTGGCCAATGGCGGGGTGGCCTGTCTAGCGGGTTTGTCAGGCCAGAAGGTGTTCAGGGATAGCCTTCCCGTATTAGTCCTGGTGGGCTTTGCAGCTAGCCTTGCCTCTCAGATAGTAATCCTCTCGGCGATGGGTCTGGCAGGCTACGCGGGGCTCCCCACCTACACGCTGCTGAGGACCATGGTGTACAGGGCATTGTATAACGCACTGCTGCTTCCCCTGTTTTTCCGTGGCCTGAGGCGGTTTCGCTCCGTTCCATCTGAACCTGGGGGTATTTAA